The following proteins come from a genomic window of Streptomyces sp. NBC_01716:
- a CDS encoding ABC transporter permease → MSAAPGPVSEMTDAARHDAGAGPGGVRTSKTGPSGDGVPGPWSRLAGNPRAMLLVAAVLVAIVSAAVGGTGAWPDALTVDVRSPLDDLNRWLVDNRTTHPLFLYFLLHISNSAESSVDGVLSVLESLGFIGVTVAAVLIAWYAGGAGLRRRALRTAATALATFAVIGLLGMWEPAMETLSLMVVAVTVSAVVGALLGLAAGLSDRCQRVLRPVFDTMQVLPAFSYLLPFVLLFDIGIPSVFVATVIYAAPPMARLTALGLRGADAAALEASASLGASSWQRLLTARLPLARKQMLLGLNQTIMMCLSMVVLASMIGAGGLGDEIFTALSTVDVGLALPAGIAVVLLAIWLDRTTAAAGEQLEDPDAGRRATWWKLWPGIVAGVAGGAVLGAVLGRKEWPEAWTVSISEPVNTAVDWIERELGSGVPVLGGTLTWSEGFANWVINPVRDALLATPWWALLLVAAVLALRTGWQAVVTVVLSLAAIGAMGLWDRSLDTLSQVLAALVVTLLLGFAIGILAARVERIERVIRPVLDIMQTMPQFIYLIPVIALFSGGRTAAVAAAVVYALPAVVRITTQGIRQIDPSALEAARSLGAGTGQQLRQVQLPLARPALQLAVNQGVVLVLAIVVIGGMIGGGALGVDVVKGLAKGDLGLGMTAGIAIVCLGLLLDRISQPSAAAKERALV, encoded by the coding sequence ATGAGCGCCGCTCCGGGCCCGGTGTCCGAGATGACCGATGCGGCGCGGCACGACGCGGGCGCCGGTCCTGGCGGCGTACGTACGAGCAAGACCGGCCCGTCCGGCGACGGCGTCCCCGGACCCTGGTCCCGCCTGGCGGGCAACCCCCGCGCGATGCTGCTCGTCGCCGCCGTCCTCGTCGCGATCGTCAGCGCGGCCGTCGGCGGAACCGGAGCCTGGCCCGACGCTCTGACCGTCGACGTGCGCTCGCCGCTCGACGACCTCAACCGCTGGCTCGTCGACAACCGCACCACCCACCCCCTGTTCCTCTACTTCCTCCTGCACATCAGCAACTCCGCCGAGAGCTCGGTCGACGGTGTGCTCAGCGTGCTGGAGAGCCTCGGCTTCATCGGCGTGACGGTGGCGGCCGTACTGATCGCCTGGTACGCGGGCGGCGCCGGCCTGCGCCGCCGCGCCCTGCGCACCGCCGCGACCGCGCTCGCCACCTTCGCCGTGATCGGGCTGCTCGGCATGTGGGAACCGGCGATGGAGACGCTGTCCCTGATGGTCGTCGCCGTCACCGTCTCGGCCGTCGTCGGCGCGCTGCTCGGGCTCGCGGCCGGGCTCTCCGACCGCTGCCAGCGCGTGCTGCGGCCGGTCTTCGACACCATGCAGGTGCTGCCCGCCTTCTCGTACCTGCTGCCGTTCGTGCTGCTCTTCGACATCGGCATCCCGTCCGTCTTCGTCGCGACCGTCATCTACGCGGCCCCGCCGATGGCCCGGCTGACCGCGCTCGGGCTGCGCGGCGCCGACGCGGCGGCACTTGAGGCGTCCGCCTCGCTCGGCGCGAGTTCCTGGCAGCGGCTGTTGACGGCGCGGCTGCCGCTCGCCCGCAAGCAGATGCTCCTCGGCCTCAACCAGACGATCATGATGTGTCTGTCGATGGTCGTCCTCGCCTCGATGATCGGCGCGGGCGGACTCGGCGACGAGATCTTCACGGCGCTCTCCACCGTCGACGTGGGCCTCGCGCTGCCCGCCGGGATCGCCGTCGTACTGCTGGCGATCTGGCTGGACCGTACGACGGCCGCGGCCGGCGAACAGCTCGAAGACCCCGACGCCGGGCGGCGCGCCACGTGGTGGAAGCTCTGGCCCGGCATCGTCGCGGGCGTCGCCGGCGGCGCGGTGCTCGGAGCCGTACTCGGCCGCAAGGAGTGGCCCGAGGCCTGGACCGTCTCGATCAGCGAGCCGGTCAACACGGCCGTCGACTGGATCGAGCGCGAACTCGGCTCCGGCGTACCGGTGTTGGGCGGCACCCTCACCTGGTCCGAAGGGTTCGCGAACTGGGTGATCAACCCGGTGCGTGACGCGCTGCTGGCCACACCCTGGTGGGCGCTGCTGCTCGTCGCCGCCGTGCTGGCACTGCGGACCGGCTGGCAGGCCGTCGTCACGGTGGTGCTGTCCCTGGCCGCGATCGGCGCGATGGGTCTCTGGGACCGCTCGCTCGACACGCTCTCGCAGGTCCTCGCCGCCCTGGTGGTGACCCTGCTGCTCGGCTTCGCCATCGGCATCCTCGCGGCGCGCGTCGAGAGGATCGAGCGGGTGATCAGGCCGGTTCTCGACATCATGCAGACGATGCCGCAGTTCATCTATCTGATCCCGGTGATCGCGCTGTTCAGCGGCGGCCGTACGGCGGCTGTCGCCGCGGCCGTCGTCTACGCCCTGCCCGCCGTCGTACGCATCACCACCCAGGGAATCCGGCAGATCGACCCCTCCGCGCTGGAGGCGGCGCGCTCCCTCGGCGCCGGTACCGGGCAGCAACTGCGCCAGGTCCAGCTGCCGTTGGCCCGGCCCGCCCTCCAACTCGCCGTCAACCAGGGCGTGGTGCTGGTCCTGGCCATCGTCGTCATCGGCGGCATGATCGGCGGCGGCGCGCTCGGCGTCGATGTCGTGAAGGGCCTGGCCAAGGGCGATCTGGGGCTCGGTATGACGGCCGGCATCGCGATCGTGTGCCTGGGCCTGCTGCTGGACCGGATCTCGCAGCCGAGCGCGGCGGCGAAGGAACGCGCCCTGGTGTGA
- a CDS encoding DUF5954 family protein — protein MNAYGEGLPAYRTIRMTVQDGPIAAFADEEAWRARERYPTIVGMGLPAFVGAKESEQGGWEILRSAGDTPQSVRDSLGSYFRGLAKEASAAGRAADREKYRAAYEKLDRVAVDELRVLGTRYRVVRVEQFIRLGPDGPEPPRPSDPDPGEVGEAHRLPSRVEGFVIDPYTGTGMAEGLLKFDLMQFVLKAGTAPPEMRGDSLRAVETHPGGVLLPAEFAIAECGKDGQWKPHSGSAPTPQAARDRLAIDFRVMKPVLRRLSEAERAEYAKAADRLDEKRGAGVSVGGLRYRVARVEQLVRIGPDGPEGPRPSDFDPDPPIEVQTREQGEEGVADDGDDESSAELAADMRDMKRLLDKEEARRAAWKQRKKTRGRQPGADAG, from the coding sequence ATGAACGCATACGGAGAGGGCCTGCCGGCGTACCGGACCATCCGGATGACGGTGCAGGACGGTCCCATCGCGGCATTCGCCGACGAGGAGGCGTGGCGGGCGCGGGAGCGCTACCCCACGATCGTGGGCATGGGGCTGCCGGCCTTCGTCGGGGCGAAGGAGTCGGAGCAGGGCGGCTGGGAGATCCTCCGCTCCGCCGGGGACACACCGCAGAGCGTCCGCGACTCCCTGGGCTCGTACTTCCGGGGGCTCGCCAAGGAGGCGTCGGCCGCCGGGCGCGCGGCGGACCGCGAGAAGTACCGCGCGGCGTACGAGAAGCTCGACCGGGTCGCCGTGGACGAGTTGAGGGTGCTCGGTACGCGCTACCGCGTGGTGCGCGTCGAGCAGTTCATCCGGCTGGGGCCCGACGGGCCCGAGCCGCCGCGGCCGTCGGACCCGGACCCGGGTGAGGTGGGGGAGGCGCACCGGCTGCCCAGCCGCGTCGAGGGATTCGTCATCGACCCGTACACCGGCACGGGGATGGCGGAGGGGCTGCTCAAGTTCGACCTGATGCAGTTCGTGCTGAAGGCGGGCACCGCGCCGCCCGAGATGCGCGGGGATTCGCTGCGGGCGGTCGAGACGCATCCGGGCGGAGTGCTGCTGCCCGCGGAGTTCGCGATCGCCGAGTGCGGCAAGGACGGGCAGTGGAAGCCGCATTCGGGTTCGGCGCCGACTCCGCAGGCGGCTCGGGACAGGCTGGCGATCGACTTCCGGGTCATGAAGCCCGTTCTGCGGAGGCTGAGCGAGGCGGAGCGCGCGGAGTACGCGAAGGCGGCGGACCGGCTCGACGAGAAGCGCGGGGCGGGGGTCTCGGTGGGCGGGCTGCGGTACCGGGTGGCGCGGGTGGAGCAGTTGGTACGGATCGGGCCCGACGGCCCGGAGGGGCCCAGGCCTTCGGACTTCGACCCGGATCCGCCGATCGAGGTGCAGACGAGGGAACAGGGCGAGGAGGGAGTGGCGGACGACGGCGACGACGAGTCGTCCGCCGAACTGGCCGCCGACATGCGGGACATGAAGCGGCTGCTGGACAAGGAGGAGGCGCGGCGCGCCGCGTGGAAGCAGCGGAAGAAGACGAGGGGACGCCAACCGGGCGCGGACGCCGGCTAG
- a CDS encoding aldehyde dehydrogenase family protein, with the protein MSAQQTIFVDGEWRKAASGATRDIIDPADATPFAVVSEGGAEDVDAAVDSARRAFDGGAGPWPRTPVAERAALLRRVAGLLRRDREELGELESRDAGKTVEEGRVDVDCVADAFAYFADLVSNEGGGRVVDAGSADVHSVVVHEPVGVCALITPWNYPLLQASWKIAPALAAGNTFVVKPSELTPLSTVALIDLLTEAGLPAGVANLVTGAGDPVGARMAEHPDVDLVSFTGGLASGTKVMAAAAPGVKKVALELGGKNPNVVFADSCATDEDFDTAVDQALNAAFIHSGQVCSAGSRLIVEESLRERFVAELARRAARIRLGRGTGAGVECGPLVSEGQLAKTEEYVASALADGAVLRAGGKRPGPGELRPAAGYFYEPTVLDQCHREMRVVREEVFGPVLTVETFRTEDEAVALANDTEYGLAGGVWTADPGRARRVAGRLRHGTVWINDFHPYLPQAEWGGFGKSGIGRELGPAGLAEYREAKHIYQNLAPRPVRWFAG; encoded by the coding sequence GTGTCGGCACAACAGACCATCTTTGTGGACGGGGAGTGGCGTAAAGCCGCCTCCGGCGCCACACGCGACATCATCGACCCCGCCGACGCGACGCCGTTCGCGGTGGTGTCCGAGGGCGGGGCCGAGGACGTCGATGCCGCAGTCGACTCCGCGCGCAGGGCTTTCGACGGGGGCGCGGGGCCCTGGCCCCGGACCCCCGTCGCCGAGCGGGCCGCGCTGTTGCGGCGCGTCGCCGGGCTGTTGCGGCGGGACCGGGAAGAGCTCGGGGAGCTGGAGAGCCGCGACGCGGGCAAGACCGTCGAGGAAGGGCGCGTCGACGTCGACTGTGTCGCCGACGCCTTCGCCTACTTCGCCGATCTCGTGAGCAACGAGGGCGGCGGGCGCGTCGTGGACGCCGGGTCCGCCGACGTGCACAGCGTCGTCGTGCACGAACCCGTCGGCGTCTGCGCGCTCATCACCCCCTGGAACTATCCGCTTCTCCAGGCGAGTTGGAAGATCGCCCCGGCGCTCGCCGCAGGCAACACCTTTGTGGTCAAGCCGAGCGAGCTCACCCCTCTCAGCACCGTCGCCCTGATCGACCTGCTCACCGAGGCCGGGCTGCCCGCCGGTGTCGCCAACCTGGTGACCGGCGCCGGTGACCCCGTCGGCGCCCGGATGGCCGAACACCCCGACGTGGACCTCGTGTCGTTCACCGGCGGACTGGCCAGCGGTACGAAGGTGATGGCCGCCGCCGCGCCCGGCGTGAAGAAGGTCGCGCTCGAACTCGGCGGGAAGAACCCGAACGTCGTCTTCGCCGACTCCTGCGCCACCGACGAGGACTTCGACACCGCCGTCGACCAGGCCCTGAACGCGGCGTTCATCCACAGCGGCCAGGTCTGCTCCGCCGGTTCGCGCCTCATCGTCGAGGAGTCGCTGCGCGAGCGCTTCGTCGCCGAACTCGCCCGCCGCGCCGCACGGATCCGCCTCGGCCGGGGCACCGGTGCCGGCGTCGAGTGCGGACCACTCGTGTCGGAGGGGCAGTTGGCGAAGACCGAGGAGTACGTCGCGTCCGCGCTGGCCGACGGCGCCGTGCTGCGGGCCGGCGGCAAACGACCCGGACCGGGTGAACTGCGCCCCGCCGCCGGGTACTTCTACGAGCCGACCGTCCTCGACCAGTGCCACCGCGAGATGCGGGTCGTCCGCGAGGAGGTCTTCGGCCCCGTACTGACCGTCGAGACCTTCCGTACGGAGGACGAGGCCGTCGCCCTCGCCAACGACACCGAGTACGGGCTGGCCGGCGGCGTCTGGACGGCGGACCCCGGGCGTGCGCGGCGCGTCGCCGGACGGCTTCGGCACGGCACGGTCTGGATCAACGACTTCCACCCCTACCTGCCGCAGGCCGAGTGGGGCGGCTTCGGCAAGTCCGGCATCGGGCGTGAGCTGGGGCCCGCCGGGCTCGCCGAGTACCGCGAGGCCAAGCACATCTACCAGAACCTCGCCCCGCGGCCCGTCCGCTGGTTCGCCGGCTGA
- a CDS encoding quaternary amine ABC transporter ATP-binding protein, with translation MTATEPVFSVRDLWKVFGPKADRIPGNAEYAALSAEELRTRTGCTAAVRDVSFDVRKGEVFVVMGLSGSGKSTLVRCLTRLIEPTSGQLAMDGEDIIAMDKNRLRELRRHRAAMVFQHFGLLPHRSVLDNVAYGLEIQGMPRAERRAKAAEVAALVGLEGLEERRPGQLSGGQQQRVGLARALAVDPQVLLFDEPFSALDPLIRRDMQEEVIRLHREEGRTMVFITHDLNEALRLGDRIALMRDGGIVQLGTPEEIVANPADDYVRDFVRDVPREQVISVRRAMRPARDGESESGVALGPDTLVSDAIEAVARSGDYCRVVDDGRTLGVVGYEELLAVVAGLDDDAEPKEVAAV, from the coding sequence ATGACCGCCACCGAACCGGTCTTCTCCGTACGCGATCTGTGGAAGGTCTTCGGACCGAAGGCCGACCGAATACCGGGCAACGCGGAGTACGCGGCGCTGTCCGCCGAGGAGTTGAGGACCCGCACCGGCTGCACGGCCGCCGTCCGGGACGTCTCCTTCGATGTGCGCAAGGGCGAGGTCTTCGTCGTCATGGGCCTCTCCGGCTCGGGCAAGTCGACCCTCGTACGCTGTCTGACCCGGCTCATCGAGCCGACCAGCGGACAGCTGGCCATGGACGGCGAGGACATCATCGCCATGGACAAGAACCGGCTGCGCGAACTGCGCAGGCACCGCGCCGCGATGGTCTTCCAGCACTTCGGTCTGCTGCCGCACCGCTCCGTGCTCGACAATGTCGCCTACGGCCTGGAGATCCAGGGCATGCCCCGCGCCGAGCGCCGGGCCAAGGCCGCCGAGGTCGCCGCCCTGGTCGGCCTCGAAGGACTGGAGGAACGGCGCCCCGGCCAGCTCTCCGGCGGCCAGCAGCAGCGCGTCGGTCTCGCCCGCGCGCTCGCCGTGGACCCTCAAGTCCTGCTGTTCGACGAGCCGTTCAGCGCACTCGACCCACTGATCCGCCGCGACATGCAGGAAGAGGTCATCCGCCTGCACCGTGAGGAGGGCCGCACCATGGTCTTCATCACCCACGACCTCAACGAGGCCCTGCGCCTCGGCGACCGCATCGCGCTGATGCGCGACGGCGGGATCGTGCAGCTCGGCACGCCCGAGGAGATCGTCGCCAACCCGGCCGACGACTACGTACGCGACTTCGTCCGCGACGTCCCGCGTGAGCAGGTCATCTCCGTACGCCGCGCCATGCGCCCCGCGCGGGACGGCGAGAGCGAGTCGGGCGTCGCGCTGGGGCCGGACACGCTGGTCTCCGACGCGATCGAGGCCGTCGCACGCAGCGGCGACTACTGCCGGGTCGTGGACGACGGCCGGACCCTCGGCGTCGTCGGTTACGAGGAACTGCTGGCCGTCGTCGCGGGGCTGGACGACGACGCGGAACCCAAGGAGGTGGCGGCGGTATGA
- a CDS encoding LacI family DNA-binding transcriptional regulator: protein MTADASPPARPTLEDVAAVAGVSRATVSRVINGATTVDPALRTVVEEAIATTHYVPNRAARSLVTRRTDSIALVVSEQERRPVAEPFVGRMFSDPYFGRVVGGLLDVLRPAGVQMVLMLADDAASRDQLLSYLRQGHVDGIVLISSHAGDPLPRLVHETRLPAVLAGRPGQPSPLTYVEADQAAGARLAAGHLAGLGRRRIGTVAGPQDMPAGQERLEGFRAAMATYGIEDVAVAEGDFTHTGGAAAMRRLLAEHPDLDGVFIASDLMALGALPVLLRAGRQVPDEVAVVGFDDSNAALTCDPALTTVRQPVEEMSSEMARLLLKQIAAPGGPLPSMIFTPTLVVRESA from the coding sequence ATGACTGCCGACGCCTCCCCGCCCGCGCGCCCGACCCTGGAGGACGTGGCCGCCGTCGCAGGCGTCTCACGTGCCACGGTGTCCCGCGTGATCAACGGAGCGACGACGGTGGATCCCGCGCTGCGCACCGTGGTCGAGGAGGCCATCGCCACGACGCACTACGTCCCGAACCGCGCCGCGCGGTCGCTGGTGACCCGACGCACCGACTCGATCGCGCTGGTGGTCTCCGAGCAGGAACGGCGGCCGGTGGCCGAGCCGTTCGTGGGCCGGATGTTCTCGGACCCGTACTTCGGCCGGGTCGTGGGCGGGCTGCTGGACGTGCTGCGGCCGGCCGGTGTGCAGATGGTGCTGATGCTGGCGGACGACGCGGCCTCGCGCGACCAGTTGCTCTCGTATCTGCGCCAGGGCCATGTGGACGGCATCGTCCTGATCTCCTCGCACGCCGGTGATCCGCTGCCCCGGCTGGTCCACGAGACCCGGCTGCCCGCCGTCCTGGCGGGCCGGCCCGGACAGCCGTCACCGCTCACCTACGTCGAGGCCGACCAGGCGGCGGGCGCGCGGCTGGCCGCCGGGCATCTGGCGGGGCTCGGGCGGCGCAGGATCGGTACGGTCGCGGGGCCGCAGGACATGCCAGCGGGGCAGGAGCGGCTCGAAGGGTTCCGGGCGGCGATGGCCACGTACGGGATCGAGGACGTCGCGGTCGCGGAGGGCGACTTCACACACACGGGCGGCGCGGCGGCGATGCGGCGCCTGCTGGCCGAACACCCGGACCTGGACGGGGTGTTCATCGCCTCCGACCTGATGGCGCTGGGCGCGCTGCCGGTACTGCTCAGGGCGGGCAGACAGGTGCCCGACGAGGTGGCCGTGGTGGGCTTCGACGACAGCAACGCGGCGCTGACCTGCGATCCGGCGCTGACGACGGTACGTCAGCCGGTCGAGGAGATGTCCTCGGAGATGGCCAGGCTGCTGCTGAAGCAGATCGCCGCACCGGGCGGCCCGCTGCCGTCGATGATCTTCACGCCGACGCTGGTGGTGCGGGAGTCGGCGTAA
- a CDS encoding DUF305 domain-containing protein, producing MKAVRGTAAALLALLAVTGCSSSTPTAARQDPPPAPTPVGTRSGATDAAWVQLMTPMNEGAVELLTMAADRSTDPRLRSWAKDLAAAHRAELGRMRPLLKQLGLPATNVHEGHEMPGMVTPGDLAQARAAEGAAFEKVFVLQIREHLEHSALVSRSEVDAGSEAAAKKLAAALVEAREGELDGLNRIAA from the coding sequence ATGAAGGCGGTACGCGGTACGGCGGCGGCACTCCTCGCCCTTCTCGCGGTGACGGGCTGCTCGTCGTCCACCCCCACAGCGGCCCGGCAGGACCCGCCACCGGCCCCAACTCCCGTCGGCACACGCTCCGGTGCCACCGACGCCGCGTGGGTCCAGCTCATGACCCCCATGAACGAGGGCGCGGTCGAGCTTCTGACGATGGCCGCCGACCGCTCCACCGACCCCCGTCTGCGGAGCTGGGCGAAGGACCTGGCCGCCGCGCACCGCGCCGAACTCGGCCGTATGCGACCGCTGTTGAAGCAGCTGGGCCTCCCGGCCACGAACGTCCACGAGGGCCATGAGATGCCCGGCATGGTGACGCCCGGCGATCTCGCGCAGGCGCGGGCCGCCGAAGGCGCGGCCTTCGAGAAGGTTTTCGTGCTCCAGATCCGCGAACATCTGGAGCACTCCGCGCTCGTGTCCCGTTCCGAGGTCGACGCGGGCAGCGAAGCCGCGGCGAAGAAGCTCGCCGCCGCGCTCGTGGAGGCGAGGGAGGGCGAACTCGACGGTCTGAACCGCATCGCCGCGTAG
- a CDS encoding GMC family oxidoreductase encodes MAEHDAAYDYVVVGGGTAGSVIASRLTEDPDVTVAVIEGGPSDIDRPDVLTLRRWMGLLGGELDYDYPTTEQPRGNSHIRHSRARVLGGCSSHNTLIAFKPLPSDWDEWAAAGADGWDAASMEPYFGRLRNNIVPVDEQDRNPIARDFVDAAQAALGVPRVEGFNRKPFHEGAGFFDLAYHPENNKRSSASVAYLHPFLDRPNLTLLLETWAYRLEFDGTRATGVRVRAADGTESYVRARREVLVCAGAVDTPRLLLHSGIGPRADLEALGIPVTHDLPGVGENLLDHPESVIVWETDGPIPENSAMDSDAGLFVRRDPDWPGPDLMFHFYQIPFTDNPERLGYERPPHGVSMTPNIPKPRSRGRLFLTSADPEVKPALDFRYFTDEDDYDGRTLVDGIRIARRIAAAEPLAAWLTREVCPGPDITSDDELSEYARKCAHTVYHPAGTCRMGAPDDEQAVVGPDLTIRGLRGIRIADASVFPTMPAVNPMIGVLMVGEKCAELLTSATKTTAPGGDA; translated from the coding sequence ATGGCCGAACACGACGCCGCATACGACTACGTCGTCGTCGGAGGCGGCACCGCGGGATCGGTGATCGCCTCCCGGCTCACCGAGGACCCGGACGTCACCGTCGCCGTCATCGAGGGCGGGCCCTCCGACATCGACCGGCCCGACGTGCTGACTCTCCGGCGCTGGATGGGGCTGCTGGGCGGTGAGCTGGACTACGACTACCCGACGACCGAGCAGCCGCGCGGCAACTCCCACATCCGGCACAGCCGTGCCCGGGTGCTCGGCGGCTGCTCCTCGCACAACACCCTGATCGCCTTCAAGCCCCTGCCGTCCGACTGGGACGAATGGGCGGCGGCGGGGGCCGACGGCTGGGACGCGGCGTCCATGGAGCCCTACTTCGGGCGGCTGCGCAACAACATCGTGCCGGTGGACGAGCAGGACCGTAATCCCATCGCCCGTGACTTCGTGGACGCCGCTCAGGCGGCGCTCGGCGTCCCCCGCGTCGAGGGCTTCAACAGGAAGCCCTTCCACGAAGGCGCAGGCTTCTTCGACCTCGCCTACCACCCGGAGAACAACAAGCGGTCGTCCGCCTCCGTGGCGTATCTGCACCCGTTCCTGGACCGCCCCAACCTCACACTGCTGCTGGAGACCTGGGCGTACCGGCTGGAGTTCGACGGCACCCGCGCGACCGGCGTGCGCGTACGGGCCGCGGACGGTACGGAGTCGTACGTACGCGCCCGGCGCGAAGTCCTCGTCTGCGCCGGCGCCGTCGACACGCCCCGGCTGCTCCTGCACTCCGGCATCGGGCCCCGCGCCGACCTGGAGGCGCTGGGTATCCCCGTCACGCACGATCTGCCCGGTGTCGGGGAGAACCTGCTCGACCACCCCGAGTCGGTCATCGTCTGGGAGACCGACGGGCCGATCCCCGAGAACTCGGCGATGGACTCCGACGCGGGCCTCTTCGTCCGGCGCGACCCGGACTGGCCGGGCCCGGACCTGATGTTCCACTTCTACCAGATCCCGTTCACGGACAATCCCGAGCGCCTCGGCTACGAACGCCCGCCGCACGGCGTCTCGATGACACCGAACATCCCCAAGCCCCGCAGCCGGGGCCGCCTCTTTCTCACCAGCGCGGATCCCGAGGTCAAACCGGCACTGGATTTCCGGTACTTCACCGACGAGGACGACTACGACGGCCGCACCCTCGTGGACGGCATCAGGATCGCCCGGCGGATCGCCGCCGCCGAACCGCTCGCCGCGTGGCTGACCCGCGAGGTCTGTCCGGGGCCGGACATCACCTCCGACGACGAGCTGAGCGAGTACGCCCGTAAATGCGCCCATACGGTCTACCACCCGGCCGGCACCTGCCGGATGGGCGCTCCCGACGACGAACAGGCCGTGGTCGGACCGGATCTGACGATCCGTGGGCTGAGAGGCATCCGAATCGCCGATGCTTCCGTCTTCCCCACCATGCCGGCCGTGAATCCGATGATCGGGGTCCTGATGGTCGGCGAGAAATGCGCCGAACTGCTCACCTCGGCAACCAAGACAACCGCACCGGGAGGTGATGCGTGA
- a CDS encoding phospholipase translates to MRRRLAMPLAALALAIPATLMSASSAAAAPADKPQVLSSWTQTSAASYNSWLSARNNQGAWSAYGFDWSTDYCSSSPDNPFGFPFQTSCARHDFGYRNYKAAGSFDANKARLDSAFYEDLKRVCNGYSGATKASCNATAWTYYQAVSIFGRSAAVDGTKSVV, encoded by the coding sequence ATGCGCCGTCGTCTGGCCATGCCGCTCGCCGCCCTTGCCCTCGCCATCCCCGCCACGCTCATGTCGGCGAGCTCGGCCGCCGCCGCGCCGGCCGACAAGCCGCAGGTCCTGAGCAGTTGGACGCAGACCAGCGCCGCCAGCTACAACTCGTGGCTCTCCGCCCGCAACAACCAGGGCGCCTGGTCCGCGTACGGCTTCGACTGGTCCACGGACTACTGCTCCTCCTCGCCCGACAACCCCTTCGGCTTCCCGTTCCAGACGTCCTGCGCGCGTCACGACTTCGGCTACCGCAATTACAAGGCGGCCGGTTCCTTCGACGCGAACAAGGCGCGGCTGGACAGTGCGTTCTACGAGGACCTGAAGCGGGTGTGCAACGGCTACTCGGGCGCCACGAAGGCCTCGTGCAACGCCACGGCGTGGACGTACTACCAGGCCGTCAGCATCTTCGGCCGCTCCGCCGCCGTCGACGGCACCAAGTCGGTCGTCTGA
- a CDS encoding glycine betaine ABC transporter substrate-binding protein: MTHTKRIRTTLVAGAGALGMLALSACAAETDSASASDEVTLTVPSWVGARANAEVAKVIMEQELDVKVELQQLDEPVAFDALNNGKADAILEDWGGSPKKEKLYIEDKKTIVKGGDLGVVGHIGWFVPKYYADANPEVTDAKNLNKFAKDFKSANSGDLGEFLGAAPSYTTYDEHLVKNLKLNLKIKETGNEAAQIKEIQQKYRDKEPFITYWWDPQWLNADIDLVEVKLPAYEEGCNVPETATDCAYANTPLQKYLNADFAKDGGDAAEFIKNFKWSTEAQNEVAKAIAKDKLSGPDAAEKWVKENKSTWEAWLPKK; the protein is encoded by the coding sequence GTGACCCACACCAAGCGGATACGCACCACCCTGGTCGCCGGAGCCGGCGCGCTCGGCATGCTCGCGCTCAGCGCGTGCGCGGCCGAGACCGATTCGGCCTCCGCGTCCGACGAGGTCACCCTGACCGTGCCCTCCTGGGTCGGCGCGCGTGCCAACGCCGAGGTCGCCAAGGTGATCATGGAGCAGGAGCTGGACGTCAAGGTCGAGCTCCAGCAGCTCGACGAGCCGGTCGCCTTCGACGCGCTCAACAACGGCAAGGCCGACGCGATCCTGGAGGACTGGGGCGGCTCGCCGAAGAAGGAGAAGCTCTACATCGAGGACAAGAAGACCATCGTCAAGGGCGGCGACCTCGGCGTCGTCGGCCACATCGGCTGGTTCGTCCCGAAGTACTACGCGGACGCGAACCCCGAGGTCACGGACGCCAAGAACCTCAACAAGTTCGCCAAGGACTTCAAGTCCGCGAACAGCGGCGACCTGGGCGAGTTCCTGGGCGCGGCGCCCTCGTACACGACGTACGACGAGCACCTGGTCAAGAACCTGAAGCTGAACCTCAAGATCAAGGAGACCGGCAACGAGGCCGCCCAGATCAAGGAGATCCAGCAGAAGTACCGCGACAAGGAGCCCTTCATCACCTACTGGTGGGACCCGCAGTGGCTCAACGCGGACATCGACCTGGTCGAGGTGAAGCTGCCCGCGTACGAGGAGGGCTGCAACGTCCCCGAGACGGCGACGGACTGCGCGTACGCCAACACCCCGCTCCAGAAGTACCTCAACGCGGACTTCGCGAAGGACGGCGGTGACGCCGCCGAGTTCATCAAGAACTTCAAGTGGAGCACCGAGGCGCAGAACGAGGTCGCCAAGGCGATCGCGAAGGACAAGCTGAGCGGCCCGGACGCGGCCGAGAAGTGGGTCAAGGAGAACAAGTCGACGTGGGAGGCCTGGCTCCCGAAGAAGTAA